One Ignisphaera sp. DNA window includes the following coding sequences:
- a CDS encoding 50S ribosomal protein L37ae, whose protein sequence is MGRLKVVGIAGRFGARYGSSLRKKWKEVMERRYAEYQCPYCGATTTFRRIAFGIWECPKCNSKWAGAAYTPWTIEK, encoded by the coding sequence ATGGGTAGACTAAAAGTTGTTGGCATAGCAGGGAGATTTGGTGCTAGATATGGTTCAAGCTTGAGAAAGAAGTGGAAAGAGGTTATGGAAAGAAGATACGCAGAGTATCAGTGCCCGTATTGTGGAGCAACAACAACGTTTAGAAGAATAGCCTTTGGTATTTGGGAATGCCCCAAATGTAATAGCAAATGGGCTGGTGCTGCATATACCCCCTGGACAATAGAAAAATAA
- the rrp42 gene encoding exosome complex protein Rrp42 gives MSSTPETPIIPKIKMNAILNVLAKGNHIDKRPLLSYRQIDVAKNVSPNADSSVLVKLGYTQILAGVKLEVGQPFPDNPEEGVLIVNAEYIPAASPTFEPGPPDENAIELARVIDRSIREPKAVALNKLALIPGRKAWIIWLDIYVLDHDGNLIDAAMIASILALANTKIPYYEVDQASGNVKIDRSKAIGLLPMNKLVATVTVYKIGDVLVVDPTAEEEALASASLAIAVGEDGNIVGMQKRGLGAFTEKELEQAIEISLNKGKELIETIRKFIT, from the coding sequence ATGTCATCAACGCCTGAGACACCGATTATTCCAAAGATAAAGATGAATGCGATATTAAATGTGTTAGCAAAGGGCAATCATATTGATAAGAGGCCTTTGCTAAGCTATAGACAAATCGATGTTGCGAAGAATGTTTCTCCAAATGCAGATTCTTCTGTACTTGTTAAACTTGGCTATACGCAAATCTTGGCGGGGGTAAAGCTAGAGGTTGGTCAGCCGTTTCCAGATAATCCAGAGGAGGGTGTGCTGATAGTAAACGCGGAATACATTCCTGCGGCCTCACCCACTTTTGAACCAGGGCCGCCGGATGAAAATGCAATTGAACTTGCGAGAGTCATTGACAGGTCTATTAGAGAGCCAAAAGCCGTGGCACTCAATAAACTAGCTCTAATCCCTGGAAGAAAGGCATGGATCATATGGCTCGATATATACGTTCTAGATCACGATGGCAATCTTATCGATGCTGCTATGATTGCATCGATTCTTGCGCTTGCAAATACCAAAATACCTTACTATGAGGTTGACCAAGCAAGTGGTAACGTGAAAATTGATAGAAGCAAAGCTATTGGGCTACTACCAATGAATAAGCTTGTAGCTACTGTTACTGTATACAAGATAGGCGATGTATTAGTAGTTGATCCAACAGCTGAGGAGGAAGCACTTGCTAGTGCGAGTTTAGCTATAGCTGTAGGTGAGGATGGCAATATTGTTGGTATGCAGAAAAGGGGTTTGGGAGCATTCACAGAAAAAGAGTTGGAGCAGGCAATAGAAATTTCTCTTAATAAAGGAAAAGAATTGATAGAAACAATCAGAAAATTCATAACATAA
- the rrp41 gene encoding exosome complex exonuclease Rrp41 yields the protein MKANKPQLIIEGKRIDGRAPSDLRPIKMEVGVLRNADGSAIVEIGNTKVLAAVYGPREVVPRHEEQVDRATIRCRYRMLSFSTMGERKSPAPSRREIELSKVIREALEPAIISSQFPRTAIDIFVEVLNAEGGTRTAGITAASLALADAGIPMLDLVAAVAVGKVDGVIVLDLNEVEDMYGEADMPVAAMPSIGKITMIQLNGVLTPDEFKKALKLALDGINKIYNLQKETLKKKYVEVEE from the coding sequence ATGAAAGCTAATAAACCTCAGCTAATTATTGAAGGAAAAAGAATAGATGGTAGAGCGCCGTCAGATCTAAGACCGATAAAAATGGAGGTAGGAGTTCTAAGGAATGCTGACGGATCTGCAATAGTTGAAATAGGCAACACAAAGGTTCTAGCAGCTGTCTATGGACCTCGCGAGGTTGTTCCAAGGCATGAGGAGCAGGTTGATAGGGCTACAATAAGATGCCGATACAGGATGCTCTCATTTTCGACAATGGGCGAGAGAAAAAGTCCTGCGCCTAGTAGACGTGAAATAGAGCTTTCAAAAGTCATTAGAGAGGCCTTGGAACCCGCAATAATCAGTTCCCAATTCCCCAGAACAGCCATTGACATCTTTGTCGAGGTTCTAAATGCTGAAGGGGGTACTCGAACAGCAGGGATAACAGCAGCCTCTCTTGCTCTAGCAGATGCCGGGATACCTATGCTAGATCTTGTGGCTGCTGTTGCGGTGGGGAAAGTTGATGGGGTTATTGTTTTAGATCTAAATGAGGTTGAGGACATGTATGGCGAAGCAGACATGCCTGTTGCCGCTATGCCCTCAATCGGGAAAATAACCATGATTCAGCTAAATGGCGTTTTAACACCAGATGAATTCAAAAAAGCCTTGAAATTAGCTCTTGATGGTATAAACAAAATTTACAATTTGCAGAAAGAGACTTTGAAAAAGAAGTATGTTGAGGTGGAGGAGTAA
- the rrp4 gene encoding exosome complex RNA-binding protein Rrp4: MLSSSIQRTIRLPGDQIVLDKNVSVEGTGIGVSLYKLNESTYIVTTISLQDIEENEKKKIRIIPLKGRYMPKEGDIVIGIVYDVTLSSWLIDIKSPYLATLNASDYIGKPFNPATDNIRKYLDVGDVIIAKVAQFDRTRQPVLTVQDKGLGKVINGSLVEIEPSKIGRVIGKKRSMLSMLMEQTKCDFVVGVNGRVLLRCPDAELEYIAILALKKIEVEAHTAGLTERIKEFIINEKVKRGLIKYES; the protein is encoded by the coding sequence ATGTTGTCTAGCTCTATTCAGAGGACAATTAGGCTTCCAGGGGATCAGATAGTCTTAGACAAGAATGTTTCTGTTGAAGGCACGGGTATTGGAGTTTCACTATATAAATTGAATGAAAGCACATACATTGTTACAACAATATCTTTACAGGACATCGAAGAGAATGAAAAAAAGAAGATAAGGATAATTCCTTTGAAAGGGCGTTACATGCCAAAAGAGGGGGATATCGTAATAGGAATTGTATATGATGTAACCCTATCATCATGGCTAATCGATATAAAATCACCGTATCTAGCCACGTTAAATGCATCAGACTACATAGGAAAGCCCTTTAATCCTGCAACAGATAATATTCGAAAATATCTTGATGTAGGGGATGTCATCATAGCTAAAGTCGCTCAATTCGACAGAACAAGGCAACCAGTACTAACTGTTCAGGATAAAGGACTTGGTAAGGTTATTAATGGCTCTCTTGTCGAGATAGAGCCGAGTAAGATCGGTAGGGTTATAGGAAAGAAGAGGTCTATGTTATCAATGCTCATGGAACAAACAAAATGTGATTTTGTTGTTGGGGTGAATGGTAGGGTGTTGCTTAGATGCCCTGATGCAGAGTTAGAATATATCGCAATACTAGCTCTAAAGAAAATTGAGGTCGAGGCTCATACCGCAGGCTTGACTGAGAGAATAAAAGAGTTTATTATAAATGAGAAAGTAAAGAGAGGGTTGATAAAGTATGAAAGCTAA
- a CDS encoding ribosome assembly factor SBDS — protein MSKKEYVIARLVVNGKRFEVLVDPEKAYRFKEGEKISIEEVVVGDYIYKDAKKGLKASPSELQEVFGTEDVYKISTEIVKHGELQLTTEQRRKLLEMKRKQIVYHIAKSAIDPKTKTPIPPSRIEKAMEEARVSVDLYKSVEEQVPEIVKAISKIIPIRIAKALVEVSVPAEYASKVAGQIMKLGEVKKSNWLADGSLIVQLEIPAGMQSELIDKVNELTKGSASVKVLNVV, from the coding sequence GTGAGCAAAAAGGAATATGTGATTGCAAGGCTTGTTGTGAATGGAAAGAGATTTGAGGTTCTTGTAGACCCTGAAAAAGCTTATAGATTTAAAGAAGGGGAGAAAATAAGTATTGAGGAGGTCGTTGTAGGAGATTACATATATAAGGATGCAAAAAAAGGATTGAAAGCATCCCCATCAGAGCTTCAAGAGGTTTTCGGTACCGAGGATGTGTATAAAATATCTACTGAGATAGTTAAACATGGAGAACTTCAGCTAACAACAGAGCAGAGAAGAAAGCTATTGGAGATGAAAAGAAAACAGATAGTTTACCATATAGCCAAGTCAGCAATAGACCCAAAAACTAAGACCCCAATACCCCCCTCACGTATTGAAAAAGCCATGGAAGAGGCAAGGGTTAGTGTTGACCTCTATAAATCTGTTGAGGAGCAGGTTCCCGAAATAGTAAAGGCAATATCCAAGATTATTCCCATAAGAATTGCTAAGGCTCTTGTAGAAGTTTCTGTTCCAGCTGAATATGCCTCAAAAGTAGCTGGACAGATTATGAAGCTAGGAGAGGTTAAGAAGAGCAACTGGCTAGCAGATGGGTCTCTCATAGTCCAACTTGAAATACCTGCTGGTATGCAAAGCGAGCTTATAGACAAGGTAAACGAGCTTACAAAGGGTAGCGCATCTGTTAAGGTGCTTAATGTTGTCTAG